The Bacteroidales bacterium genome window below encodes:
- the fucP gene encoding L-fucose:H+ symporter permease — MTKLIKKEYLVPFILVTALFLFWGIPGNMNDILIKQFMKSFELTRLQAGLIQSAYYMGYFVLAIPAGLLMRRFGYKAGLVTGLMLFALGALLFWPAAIIGKFGFFLFALFVIASGASFLETGANPFIATLGDPESSERRLNFSQAFNPIGAISGVGIGTLFILSGIEHSPEKIEALKQAGTYASYLHSETLRVIVPYAVLGSIVFLWGILILVTRFPKSTGTEEEDRGLIKDLFKYPHFYKGVFAQFCYVGAQVGTWSFFIQYIQDYTGEHEKLAGTLLVGTLGAFAVGRFSATWLMQYVKPSRLMGIYGFINITLVLLAILVPGWIGVWSIFLTSFFMSLMFPTIFAMGIKGLGENTKLGSSLMVMAIIGGAVFTPIMGVISDRTHKMAIAMIVVLVCYIVVTWYAFLGSKPKGSSLRGA, encoded by the coding sequence ATGACAAAACTTATCAAAAAGGAATACCTCGTTCCCTTCATTCTCGTAACTGCCCTGTTTTTATTCTGGGGGATTCCCGGGAACATGAATGATATCCTTATCAAACAGTTCATGAAATCATTCGAATTAACCAGGCTTCAGGCAGGACTTATCCAATCGGCCTATTATATGGGTTATTTTGTACTTGCAATACCGGCAGGCCTGCTTATGCGGAGGTTTGGTTATAAGGCAGGACTGGTAACCGGTCTTATGCTTTTTGCCCTCGGCGCTCTCCTTTTCTGGCCCGCTGCTATTATTGGTAAATTCGGTTTCTTCCTTTTCGCCCTTTTTGTAATTGCTTCAGGTGCATCATTTCTTGAAACCGGTGCCAATCCTTTTATTGCAACCCTCGGGGATCCGGAATCATCGGAAAGAAGGCTTAACTTTTCACAGGCCTTTAATCCTATCGGTGCCATTTCCGGTGTGGGCATCGGCACACTGTTTATTCTATCGGGCATTGAACACAGTCCTGAGAAGATTGAAGCACTGAAACAGGCTGGTACCTATGCTTCCTACCTTCACAGCGAAACACTCCGGGTAATCGTTCCATATGCCGTACTGGGTTCAATTGTTTTTTTATGGGGCATTTTAATTCTGGTTACAAGGTTTCCTAAATCAACGGGTACTGAGGAAGAAGACAGAGGACTGATCAAAGACCTGTTTAAATACCCGCATTTTTATAAAGGTGTATTTGCCCAGTTTTGCTATGTGGGTGCACAGGTAGGCACATGGAGTTTCTTTATACAATATATACAGGATTATACCGGTGAACATGAAAAACTTGCCGGAACACTGCTTGTTGGCACGCTGGGAGCTTTTGCCGTCGGACGGTTTTCTGCCACCTGGCTCATGCAGTATGTCAAACCATCCAGGCTTATGGGGATCTACGGATTCATTAATATTACACTCGTTCTTCTTGCCATCCTTGTACCGGGATGGATCGGTGTCTGGTCCATATTTCTGACAAGCTTTTTTATGTCGCTGATGTTTCCCACCATATTTGCCATGGGAATTAAAGGCCTGGGTGAAAATACAAAGCTCGGAAGTTCCCTGATGGTCATGGCCATTATCGGCGGTGCCGTATTTACCCCGATCATGGGCGTGATTTCCGACCGCACACACAAAATGGCCATAGCCATGATCGTAGTGCTGGTTTGCTATATCGTGGTTACCTGGTATGCATTTTTAGGCAGCAAACCTAAGGGATCGTCATTGCGAGGAGCTTGA
- a CDS encoding TonB-dependent receptor, whose product MQITKVQRIALFMLSMVLSLGFAFAQERTITGKVTIEGEGPAPGVNVLLKGTMNGTITDMNGAYSIKVPGPDAVLQFSFIGYLTEEVTVGAQSAIDVVLKQDIVSLQEVVVTGYSTQRKRDITGAVGVVETSKLTAIPTGNVTSQLQGRTSGVTVTGSGQPGEAAKVRIRGISSFEGNDPLYIVDGVPTTDITTLNPNDVETMTVLKDAGSASVYGSRASNGVIVVTTKKGGQGIKVNYDMYVGSQLPGKGPTSGFVTTEGYADLQWLVYKNDKLNGTVDGPDDDNIPDFEVHPLYGSSANAAPTLPSWAAHTDWYDVITDPAPIQNHDISLSGGNDKARFFGSFGYFDRGGIILRTYEKRYSGRFNSEWTFLNDRVKVGENFTLAMTRSHQVTNLGEGSPIQMASYRTQPIIPAVITQEIAGSSHTFKVGEYGGTGIAPRLGNSTNSLADLNRDKDDMNLNLRMIASTYLDVKLLEGLNFRSTVGGTYATYYYTDYGFATYERAENVGTASMSEGAGVGGDWFWSNTLNLNKTFGQHTINAVLGYEALETGLGRDVSGNRAGYFSDKLSFRTLNNGQKIQNANSNYYTPRALLSQFIKADYQFMDKYLLSATVRRDGSSVFGQDDKYGIFPSVSAGWRIGEEAFLDGLPWLSELKIRGSYGTMGNQIPVQPQNQYALYGGGAGSSYYDLDGTGTSSVEGFRATTIANPNAKWETNVSTNIGFEGGLFDNKLTLVFDWYSRTSKDLLFQPEVPGTVGSATAPYINVGQMKNSGVDMEVGYKNNFGDLGFNANLTFTTFKNEIIKVDNSTPFFESGGSRIGNLVRNMEGEAVSSFFGYKVIGLFQSDADVANSPTQDGAAPGFMKFQNVNQGDAALDSKIDPGDRQVIGNPNPDFTYGLNIGLNYKNLDLSAFFYGSYGNDIYNWNKWWTDFWPSFQGQKSEDLLTKSWTPDRTNTDVPKASNTSNFSTNTQSTSYYIEDGSYLRLKNLTIGYTIPESIVNKVKIKNLRVYVQAVNLFTLTKYTGLDPELGGGDTAFGIDYGNYPTVRQFNVGLNLGL is encoded by the coding sequence ATGCAAATTACCAAGGTACAGCGCATTGCGCTGTTTATGCTCAGCATGGTGCTTTCATTGGGCTTTGCTTTCGCCCAGGAAAGAACCATTACCGGTAAGGTTACCATCGAAGGTGAAGGACCTGCACCGGGTGTGAATGTATTACTTAAGGGCACAATGAACGGAACAATTACCGACATGAACGGCGCCTATTCGATTAAGGTTCCGGGTCCCGATGCAGTTTTACAATTTTCATTCATCGGCTATCTTACCGAAGAAGTTACTGTTGGTGCTCAGAGTGCGATTGACGTAGTTCTTAAACAGGACATCGTTTCGTTGCAGGAAGTAGTTGTAACAGGTTATTCAACACAGCGTAAGCGCGATATCACAGGTGCTGTTGGTGTAGTTGAAACCTCCAAACTGACTGCCATTCCTACCGGTAACGTTACCAGCCAGTTACAGGGCCGCACTTCAGGTGTGACTGTAACAGGAAGCGGACAGCCCGGTGAAGCAGCAAAAGTAAGGATCAGGGGTATCAGCTCATTCGAAGGAAACGACCCGTTGTACATTGTTGACGGTGTTCCTACAACCGATATCACCACCCTGAACCCGAACGACGTTGAAACCATGACAGTTCTGAAAGACGCTGGTTCAGCATCAGTTTACGGTTCCAGGGCTTCAAACGGTGTTATCGTTGTAACAACCAAAAAAGGCGGCCAGGGAATCAAGGTTAACTACGATATGTATGTTGGCTCCCAGCTGCCCGGCAAAGGCCCGACAAGCGGTTTTGTAACCACCGAAGGGTATGCCGATTTACAGTGGCTTGTTTACAAGAATGATAAATTAAATGGTACAGTTGACGGACCGGATGACGATAACATTCCTGATTTCGAAGTTCATCCTCTGTATGGTTCAAGTGCCAATGCAGCTCCTACATTACCTTCATGGGCTGCTCACACTGACTGGTATGATGTAATTACCGATCCTGCACCGATTCAGAACCATGACATATCATTGTCAGGTGGTAATGACAAAGCAAGATTCTTCGGTAGTTTCGGCTATTTCGACCGGGGTGGTATCATTCTTCGTACCTACGAAAAAAGGTATAGTGGCCGTTTCAACTCGGAATGGACATTCCTGAATGACCGTGTTAAAGTTGGTGAAAACTTTACCCTCGCCATGACCAGGTCACACCAGGTTACCAACCTTGGTGAAGGAAGCCCGATCCAGATGGCATCATACAGAACACAGCCTATTATTCCTGCTGTTATCACACAGGAAATTGCCGGTTCATCACATACTTTCAAAGTTGGCGAATACGGCGGTACAGGTATTGCCCCCCGTCTTGGTAACAGCACCAACTCACTGGCTGACCTCAACAGGGATAAAGACGACATGAACCTTAACCTGCGCATGATTGCCAGTACCTACCTGGATGTGAAACTTCTCGAAGGTTTGAATTTCAGAAGCACAGTAGGTGGTACCTATGCTACCTATTATTATACTGACTATGGTTTTGCTACCTATGAAAGAGCTGAAAACGTGGGTACCGCTTCCATGAGCGAAGGTGCCGGTGTTGGTGGCGACTGGTTCTGGTCAAATACACTGAACCTTAACAAAACTTTCGGACAGCATACAATCAATGCAGTATTAGGTTACGAAGCTTTAGAGACCGGTCTTGGCCGTGATGTATCAGGTAACCGTGCCGGTTATTTCTCCGATAAACTGTCATTCCGCACTCTGAACAACGGACAGAAGATACAGAATGCCAATTCAAATTACTACACTCCTAGAGCGTTGTTAAGCCAGTTTATCAAGGCTGACTACCAGTTCATGGATAAATACCTGTTGAGTGCAACGGTTCGCCGTGACGGTTCATCAGTATTTGGTCAGGACGATAAATACGGTATTTTCCCTTCAGTATCTGCCGGATGGCGCATTGGCGAAGAAGCATTTCTCGATGGTCTGCCCTGGCTGTCTGAACTGAAAATCAGGGGATCATACGGTACCATGGGTAACCAGATCCCGGTTCAGCCACAGAACCAGTATGCATTGTATGGCGGTGGAGCCGGTTCATCATACTATGACCTTGATGGTACAGGAACTTCCTCTGTTGAAGGTTTCCGTGCAACCACAATTGCCAACCCAAATGCTAAATGGGAAACCAACGTCAGTACAAACATCGGTTTTGAAGGCGGTCTGTTCGACAACAAGTTAACCTTAGTTTTTGACTGGTATTCAAGGACCTCCAAAGACCTTCTTTTCCAGCCTGAAGTACCGGGAACCGTAGGTTCAGCAACTGCTCCCTATATCAATGTAGGTCAGATGAAGAACTCAGGTGTTGATATGGAAGTTGGTTATAAGAATAATTTCGGTGACCTTGGTTTCAATGCCAATTTGACTTTCACAACCTTCAAGAACGAAATCATAAAGGTTGACAACAGCACTCCTTTCTTTGAATCAGGCGGATCACGTATTGGAAACCTCGTTCGTAACATGGAAGGCGAAGCAGTATCCTCATTCTTCGGATACAAAGTTATCGGCCTCTTCCAGAGCGATGCTGATGTTGCTAACTCTCCTACACAGGATGGTGCTGCTCCCGGCTTCATGAAATTCCAGAACGTTAACCAGGGTGATGCAGCTCTCGATTCTAAAATTGATCCAGGTGACCGCCAGGTAATTGGTAACCCCAATCCCGATTTCACTTATGGTTTGAATATTGGTCTGAATTATAAGAATTTAGACCTGTCAGCCTTCTTCTATGGAAGCTATGGCAATGACATCTATAACTGGAACAAATGGTGGACTGATTTCTGGCCATCATTCCAGGGACAGAAGAGCGAGGACCTGCTGACCAAGAGTTGGACACCTGACAGAACCAATACCGACGTTCCTAAGGCATCCAATACTTCAAACTTCTCGACCAATACACAGTCGACAAGCTATTACATTGAGGATGGTTCTTACTTAAGGCTTAAAAACCTGACCATTGGTTATACCATTCCCGAAAGCATCGTGAACAAGGTAAAAATCAAGAACCTCAGGGTTTATGTACAGGCTGTTAATCTTTTCACACTTACCAAATATACAGGACTTGATCCCGAACTCGGTGGTGGTGATACTGCATTCGGTATTGACTACGGTAACTACCCCACTGTAAGGCAGTTCAACGTCGGCCTCAATCTTGGTTTATAA
- a CDS encoding RagB/SusD family nutrient uptake outer membrane protein, with product MKKRNILITISIAAIGIANSCSSDFLEVTPNGSLDQTVLISEKGVDNLLIGAYSLLDGVSNSGSGDQWDATNTNWLWGSVRGLEANKGSDAGDQPEMNPVQTFSETATNGKINNKWRMLYEGIARCNSTIQFAKMTLDAGQITQEQYDNFVNQARVLRGFYHFEAWRFWEKIPYVDETVDPYEVTNTESQETIKAKIIADLTAGTSLALDMGQIGRWNKTVSQVMLAKAQMQMNKDYDAAIALLKDVELNGKKPNGDPIGLAPTYGEIFDIANRNGVESIYTVQYSVNDGSGGSNAGGGEVLNFPYKGNNGSPGGCCGFFIPNQEYVNTFRTQGGLPLPNFTFDTPANAVKNDQGVPGGSIWDPTSKYAVNQGVTVYNPAEPFKDLGYVCIDTNGIRGKNPLTSPANWELRWTEDESQPVDPRLDWSVGRRGIPFWDWGVHTGGDWIRDQSYSGPFSAKKQVYKKSQQGQFTEVGNWTSGWTSNGYRMIRYADVLLMIAECDIFKATPDLAEATDYINRVRHRAANAAGFVKESDNTTNAATYEIAEYPAAFANEDEAFYALQIERKLELGLEGHRYFDLNRWGKTVEELNRVLNYQKTLTWGNALYGSAVVGPEDVTYPVPQRQIDLSNGKIVQNR from the coding sequence ATGAAAAAGAGAAATATATTAATCACTATATCAATTGCTGCAATCGGAATTGCGAATTCCTGCAGCAGTGACTTCCTTGAAGTCACACCAAACGGCAGCCTTGACCAGACGGTCTTGATATCTGAGAAAGGTGTTGACAACCTGTTGATTGGAGCTTACTCACTTCTTGACGGCGTTTCCAACAGCGGAAGCGGTGACCAGTGGGATGCCACCAATACCAACTGGCTTTGGGGTTCAGTACGTGGTTTGGAAGCAAACAAAGGTTCAGACGCAGGTGACCAGCCGGAAATGAACCCGGTCCAGACTTTCTCTGAAACTGCCACAAACGGTAAGATCAATAACAAATGGAGAATGCTTTATGAAGGTATTGCCCGTTGTAATTCAACGATTCAGTTTGCAAAAATGACACTTGATGCAGGCCAGATTACCCAGGAGCAATACGATAACTTCGTAAATCAGGCCAGGGTTCTTCGCGGTTTCTACCATTTTGAAGCATGGAGATTCTGGGAAAAGATTCCCTATGTTGATGAAACAGTTGACCCTTATGAGGTTACAAATACTGAATCTCAGGAAACCATAAAAGCGAAGATCATTGCTGACCTTACAGCAGGAACTTCTCTTGCTTTGGATATGGGCCAGATCGGCCGCTGGAATAAGACAGTAAGCCAGGTAATGTTGGCTAAAGCTCAAATGCAGATGAACAAAGATTATGATGCTGCTATCGCTCTGCTTAAGGATGTGGAACTCAACGGTAAAAAGCCGAACGGTGATCCTATCGGACTTGCACCTACATACGGTGAAATTTTCGACATTGCAAACCGTAACGGCGTAGAATCCATTTATACCGTTCAGTACTCTGTAAATGATGGTTCAGGCGGATCAAATGCAGGTGGCGGCGAAGTTCTGAACTTCCCCTACAAAGGCAACAACGGTTCACCCGGCGGTTGCTGCGGTTTCTTCATTCCGAACCAGGAATATGTAAATACGTTCAGAACTCAAGGTGGTCTTCCTTTGCCGAATTTCACTTTCGATACTCCTGCCAATGCTGTTAAGAATGACCAGGGCGTTCCGGGTGGAAGCATATGGGATCCTACATCTAAATACGCTGTTAACCAGGGTGTTACTGTATATAATCCTGCTGAACCTTTCAAGGATCTTGGCTATGTATGTATTGATACAAACGGTATCAGGGGTAAAAATCCTTTGACTTCACCTGCAAACTGGGAATTAAGATGGACTGAGGATGAATCACAGCCTGTTGACCCGCGTCTTGACTGGTCAGTTGGAAGAAGAGGTATTCCTTTCTGGGATTGGGGTGTACATACCGGTGGCGACTGGATCAGGGATCAAAGCTATTCCGGACCTTTCTCAGCCAAGAAACAGGTTTACAAGAAATCACAGCAGGGTCAGTTTACCGAAGTTGGTAACTGGACATCAGGCTGGACTTCAAACGGTTATCGTATGATCCGCTATGCAGACGTACTTCTGATGATTGCCGAATGTGATATTTTCAAAGCTACACCGGATCTGGCCGAAGCAACAGATTATATCAACAGGGTCCGTCACAGAGCTGCAAATGCTGCCGGTTTTGTTAAAGAATCCGACAATACAACCAACGCAGCTACCTATGAAATCGCTGAATATCCCGCAGCTTTTGCTAACGAGGATGAAGCTTTCTATGCTCTTCAGATTGAAAGAAAACTTGAACTTGGTCTTGAAGGCCACAGGTATTTCGACCTGAATCGTTGGGGTAAAACTGTAGAAGAACTCAACAGGGTACTTAACTATCAGAAAACCCTTACATGGGGTAACGCACTCTACGGATCTGCTGTTGTAGGTCCCGAAGATGTTACTTATCCTGTTCCTCAGCGTCAGATTGACCTTTCAAACGGTAAAATTGTTCAGAACAGATAA
- a CDS encoding asparagine synthase-related protein, with product MNQYIERVIDLTKPEKNIIYNMSHEEAVNILKSGDVDAVRKIDGQFALLSVDGKTIRMARSISRPLRYFIAKRAAGPNLVVAERIDEIYKYLVSEGLDDQFHPSYTRMVPAHYITKIELLGCPDPNPVYDRFFTPQRNRFSADDPSSIGKLYIGNLYNEIKKWLSGHAVNGPIGVSFSAGIDSGSVFLLTYHALRELGLSPSRLKAFTLSVDGDGQDLMQARDFMEKLGLEMFLEPVEVDFSSLNWQKAVKIMEDYKPLDVQSATMSLALLEGIRNRYPDWKYVISGEGGDENLKDYPIEENPELTIRSVLNNLMLYHEGWGVASIKHSLTYSGGLSRGITRTLAPAEMLGFDDFSPYTLPNVIEIAEGIPYIEMTDWDHEKLYELKGSIVASGVKAVTGMDMPVYPKRRFQHGAASGKAFKKLFPEKEIVYRKQFLSMYE from the coding sequence ATGAACCAATACATCGAACGCGTCATTGACCTGACGAAGCCGGAAAAGAACATCATTTACAATATGTCGCATGAAGAGGCAGTGAATATCCTTAAAAGCGGCGATGTGGATGCTGTTCGGAAGATTGACGGACAGTTTGCCCTGTTATCAGTCGACGGTAAAACAATTCGGATGGCCCGTTCCATCAGCAGACCCTTACGGTATTTCATTGCAAAACGGGCGGCAGGACCCAACCTGGTTGTAGCCGAAAGGATTGACGAAATCTACAAATATCTAGTCAGCGAAGGTCTTGATGACCAGTTCCACCCTTCTTATACCCGAATGGTACCCGCTCATTATATAACTAAAATTGAGCTGCTGGGTTGCCCTGATCCTAACCCGGTGTATGACCGGTTCTTTACACCGCAACGCAATAGATTCTCTGCGGATGATCCGTCTTCCATAGGCAAATTGTATATCGGAAATCTCTATAATGAAATTAAGAAATGGCTTTCGGGCCATGCTGTTAACGGCCCCATTGGTGTCAGCTTTTCAGCAGGCATCGACAGCGGATCCGTATTCTTGCTGACCTATCATGCCTTACGCGAACTGGGCCTGAGTCCCTCAAGATTAAAAGCTTTTACATTAAGCGTGGATGGCGACGGGCAAGACCTAATGCAGGCAAGAGATTTCATGGAAAAACTGGGACTTGAAATGTTCCTGGAGCCTGTGGAGGTTGATTTCTCCAGCCTTAACTGGCAAAAGGCGGTTAAGATCATGGAAGATTATAAGCCGCTTGATGTACAATCTGCTACAATGAGCCTTGCTTTGCTCGAAGGCATCAGGAACCGTTACCCTGATTGGAAATATGTAATCAGCGGGGAAGGCGGCGATGAAAATCTTAAAGATTACCCTATTGAGGAAAACCCGGAGCTCACCATCCGCAGTGTGCTGAATAACCTTATGCTGTATCACGAGGGCTGGGGCGTAGCATCAATAAAACATTCACTCACCTATTCCGGCGGATTAAGCCGTGGAATCACCCGCACACTGGCACCGGCAGAAATGCTCGGATTTGATGATTTCAGCCCCTATACGCTGCCCAATGTGATAGAAATAGCCGAGGGTATACCCTACATTGAAATGACTGACTGGGATCATGAAAAACTATATGAACTGAAGGGTTCCATTGTAGCATCCGGTGTTAAAGCTGTAACCGGTATGGACATGCCTGTATATCCGAAAAGACGTTTTCAGCATGGCGCCGCTTCAGGAAAAGCATTTAAAAAACTTTTCCCTGAAAAAGAGATTGTGTACAGGAAGCAATTCCTTTCGATGTATGAATGA
- a CDS encoding VCBS repeat-containing protein, protein MKNIALAVLALLAISCSKSPRFQLLTAKQTGIDFNNRITESDSFHVMTYEYIYNGAGVGIGDLNNDGLQDIVFAGNMVSPRVYLNLGDFNFMDITRNFEGLNNSQWYSGVSMVDINNDGLLDVYLTSTGPNPANCKNRLWINNGSKGKESPTFTEMAEKYGIADDHQSVNAAFFDYDLDGDLDLYVLNNTLTTRMNTMYRAKITDGTAQNNDQLYRNNNDGTFTNVTVEAGITIEGFGLGLAIGDVNKDGYPDIYVSNDYMSNDLLYINQRNGTFKNEIASLLSYQTKSSMGDDMADINNDGFPDIFTMDMLPEHYYKKKQTINGFSYIFYLNDDKFGYEHQILRNMLQVHNGLINGDLVPYSEVGQYAGIYATEWSWSPLFADYDNDGDKDLLVANGYPKDMTDKDWTKYKAEMFGSLGTDEQIIDKAPAIKVPNMAFENTGNLKFVQKTDEWLGKTPSYSYGASFVDLDNDGDLDYVTNNLDDNAFVYRNKTIEKSSKTSNYISIRLIGKGGNTMAVGAKAEIWSNGKYQFLEKFLTRGYASSVDPVLHFGIGKNQKIDSLRITWPASGNETVIKTPAINGMIVIDENNAVQKPHSNPVKKSYMFEKADDVIDYVHQQTDFPDFFLNQKIIQHKFSQIGPCMAKGDINNDGLDDIIIGSTNQLPTMVYIQKDNRFIRTEFPGLTGHKEFSESGFEIADVDNDGDNDVVAIAGGYENQDESEYKHFLYVNQNGKYERTQLPIPQFPASVIRAIDFDHDGDMDFFIASRVKKGMYPYANHSWLVLNDKGRLYVEPWCKLNLGMVTDAIWTDYDKDGFEDLLLARDWNSLLILKNIKGKGLEPQTISGFNDHTGIWYSLAAGDFDQDGDEDYIAGNLGENNRFTVSDQYPLSLYAIDLDMDGTIDPIATGYWTDISGQMTEYPINYLDELWSQSNYFARRFQDYATFSYASFKDMIDPAFLKQAEFKLQVKTASSYILWNDKGTFTWEKLPLPLQLAPITRMIVTDLNGDNMQDVILTGNDHTYDIATGYYDASKSNVMLNTGKGTFNVLSPSQSGMAIKGMVQSLLYFKGDTSLVVAGVNRNKVAVYKQRP, encoded by the coding sequence ATGAAAAATATTGCCCTTGCTGTTCTGGCATTGCTTGCCATTTCATGCTCAAAATCACCAAGGTTTCAACTGCTTACAGCAAAGCAGACAGGAATCGACTTTAATAACCGGATAACTGAAAGCGACAGTTTTCATGTGATGACATATGAATACATCTACAACGGAGCCGGTGTGGGTATTGGCGACCTGAACAATGACGGACTGCAGGATATCGTTTTTGCAGGAAACATGGTTTCTCCGAGAGTGTACCTTAATCTTGGAGATTTTAATTTCATGGACATTACACGAAATTTTGAAGGACTTAACAATAGCCAGTGGTACAGCGGTGTATCCATGGTTGATATAAATAACGACGGATTACTGGATGTATATCTTACAAGCACCGGGCCTAACCCGGCAAACTGTAAAAACAGGTTGTGGATCAATAATGGTTCCAAAGGAAAAGAATCCCCTACTTTCACTGAAATGGCTGAGAAATATGGGATAGCCGATGATCATCAGAGTGTAAATGCCGCTTTCTTCGATTATGATCTCGATGGGGATCTCGACCTGTATGTTTTGAACAATACGCTGACAACCCGCATGAATACGATGTACAGGGCAAAAATCACTGATGGCACTGCACAAAACAACGATCAGCTTTACAGGAACAATAATGACGGAACTTTTACAAATGTTACTGTTGAAGCCGGGATAACAATTGAGGGATTCGGACTGGGACTGGCAATCGGCGATGTAAATAAAGACGGTTACCCGGATATTTATGTATCCAACGATTACATGTCAAACGACCTCCTTTATATAAACCAGCGCAACGGAACTTTTAAAAATGAAATTGCCTCCCTTCTTTCGTATCAAACCAAATCATCAATGGGTGATGACATGGCTGATATCAATAACGACGGCTTTCCTGACATCTTTACGATGGATATGCTGCCGGAACATTATTACAAGAAAAAACAAACGATTAACGGGTTCAGTTATATATTTTACCTGAATGACGATAAGTTCGGATATGAGCACCAGATACTCCGCAACATGCTCCAGGTTCATAACGGATTAATTAACGGCGATCTTGTACCCTACAGTGAAGTGGGTCAGTATGCAGGAATTTATGCCACAGAATGGAGCTGGTCACCTTTATTTGCCGATTATGACAATGACGGTGATAAAGACCTTCTTGTTGCCAATGGCTATCCTAAAGATATGACCGATAAGGACTGGACAAAATATAAAGCCGAAATGTTCGGGTCCCTGGGTACAGATGAACAGATTATTGACAAGGCCCCTGCGATTAAGGTGCCTAATATGGCATTTGAAAACACAGGCAATCTTAAGTTTGTCCAAAAGACGGACGAATGGCTTGGAAAAACTCCTTCATATTCCTATGGAGCTTCTTTCGTTGACCTGGATAATGACGGCGATCTTGATTATGTCACTAATAACCTCGACGATAACGCTTTTGTGTATCGGAACAAGACTATTGAAAAATCTTCCAAAACCTCGAATTATATCTCTATACGTCTTATCGGAAAAGGCGGAAACACTATGGCTGTAGGAGCCAAAGCCGAAATCTGGAGCAATGGTAAATACCAGTTCCTTGAAAAGTTTCTTACACGCGGCTATGCTTCGTCAGTGGATCCGGTGTTGCACTTCGGTATAGGAAAAAATCAAAAGATCGATTCATTGCGCATAACATGGCCTGCCTCGGGCAATGAAACGGTTATTAAAACACCCGCTATTAACGGGATGATCGTTATAGATGAAAATAATGCCGTGCAGAAACCGCATAGTAACCCGGTTAAGAAGAGCTATATGTTTGAAAAAGCGGATGATGTAATCGATTATGTGCATCAGCAGACCGATTTTCCTGATTTCTTCCTGAACCAAAAAATCATTCAGCACAAATTCTCCCAGATCGGTCCGTGCATGGCAAAAGGTGATATCAACAATGACGGTCTTGACGATATCATTATCGGATCAACCAATCAATTGCCGACAATGGTCTATATCCAAAAAGACAACCGTTTTATAAGAACTGAATTCCCGGGCCTCACCGGTCACAAGGAATTTTCTGAATCAGGCTTTGAAATAGCTGACGTTGACAACGACGGAGACAACGATGTAGTCGCCATTGCCGGCGGATATGAAAACCAGGATGAAAGCGAATATAAGCACTTTCTGTATGTAAACCAGAATGGCAAATATGAAAGAACGCAGTTACCAATACCCCAGTTTCCTGCCTCCGTTATCCGTGCTATTGATTTTGATCATGACGGTGATATGGATTTCTTTATCGCTTCACGTGTTAAAAAAGGTATGTATCCTTATGCAAACCATAGCTGGCTTGTACTTAATGATAAAGGAAGATTGTATGTTGAACCCTGGTGCAAGCTCAACCTGGGCATGGTTACCGATGCCATCTGGACGGATTATGATAAGGATGGATTTGAAGATTTATTGCTGGCACGCGACTGGAATTCCCTCCTGATATTAAAGAACATAAAGGGAAAAGGGCTTGAACCACAGACAATCAGCGGATTCAATGACCATACCGGGATATGGTATTCTTTGGCAGCGGGTGATTTTGACCAGGACGGCGATGAAGACTATATAGCCGGTAACCTGGGTGAAAACAACCGGTTTACCGTTTCCGATCAGTATCCTCTTTCGCTTTATGCAATTGACCTGGATATGGACGGTACAATTGATCCGATAGCAACCGGTTACTGGACCGACATTTCAGGCCAGATGACAGAATATCCCATAAATTACCTGGATGAACTGTGGTCACAATCCAACTATTTTGCCAGGAGATTCCAGGATTACGCCACGTTTAGCTACGCCTCTTTTAAGGACATGATTGATCCGGCTTTTCTTAAACAGGCTGAATTTAAGTTGCAGGTTAAAACCGCTTCAAGCTACATCCTTTGGAATGACAAAGGTACCTTTACCTGGGAAAAGCTGCCCCTGCCTCTGCAATTGGCGCCTATAACCAGAATGATTGTAACGGATCTTAACGGGGACAATATGCAGGATGTTATCCTTACAGGAAACGATCATACCTATGATATTGCCACCGGCTATTATGATGCCAGCAAGAGTAATGTGATGCTGAATACCGGAAAAGGAACGTTTAATGTATTGTCTCCGTCTCAAAGCGGAATGGCCATCAAGGGAATGGTTCAGTCACTTCTTTATTTTAAGGGCGATACCTCCCTTGTTGTGGCAGGTGTAAACAGGAATAAAGTGGCCGTTTACAAACAGCGCCCATAG